In Pseudomonas fluorescens, the following are encoded in one genomic region:
- a CDS encoding potassium transporter Kup, translating into MGQASSQAAGAEHSAVKPIGMLVAAVGVVYGDIGTSPLYTLKEVFSGGYGVPVNHDGVLGILALIFWSLIWVVSIKYMMFVLRADNQGEGGIMALTALARRAAAGHAKLRTLLVVCGLIGAALFYGDSMITPAISVLSAIEGLGLAFEGIDHWVVPLSVVVLVALFLIQRHGTARIGILFGPIMVTWFLVLGALGVYGISQHPEVLQAMNPVWGVRFFVVHPGMGVSILGAVVLALTGAEALYADMGHFGRKPIARAWFILVLPALVLNYFGQGALLLGDPEAARNPFYLLAPSWALIPLVGLSTLATVIASQAVISGAFSLTRQAIQLGYIPRMHIQHTSSAEQGQIYIGAVNWALMVGVVLLVLGFESSGALASAYGVAVTGTMLMTSILVSAVILLLWKWPPVLVVPILLGFLLVDGVYFAANVPKIVQGGAFPVIAGFALFVLMTTWKRGKQLLVERIDEGGLPLPIFISSIAVQPPHRVQGTAVFLTARPDAVPHALLHNLLHNQVLHEQVVLLTVVYEDIPRVPPTRRFEVDAYGEGFFRVILHFGFTDEPDVPKALKLCHLDELDFSPMRTTYFLSRETVIASKLEGMSRWREALFAFMLQNANGNLRFFNLPLNRVIELGTQVEM; encoded by the coding sequence ATGGGTCAGGCAAGTAGTCAGGCTGCCGGTGCCGAACATTCGGCGGTGAAGCCAATTGGCATGCTGGTCGCGGCAGTCGGGGTTGTTTATGGCGATATCGGCACCAGTCCGTTGTACACCCTCAAGGAAGTGTTTTCCGGCGGCTATGGCGTGCCGGTCAACCATGACGGTGTGCTGGGGATCCTGGCACTCATTTTCTGGTCGCTGATCTGGGTCGTGTCGATCAAGTACATGATGTTTGTGCTGCGCGCCGACAACCAGGGGGAAGGCGGGATCATGGCCTTGACCGCACTGGCCCGGCGGGCGGCGGCGGGGCACGCCAAATTGCGTACGTTGCTGGTGGTCTGCGGACTGATCGGCGCGGCGTTATTCTATGGCGACAGCATGATTACCCCGGCGATTTCCGTGCTGTCGGCGATTGAAGGCCTGGGGCTGGCCTTCGAAGGTATCGACCATTGGGTCGTGCCGCTGTCGGTGGTGGTGCTGGTCGCGCTGTTTCTGATCCAGCGTCACGGCACGGCGCGCATCGGCATTCTGTTCGGGCCGATCATGGTCACCTGGTTCCTCGTGCTGGGTGCGTTGGGCGTCTATGGCATCAGCCAGCATCCGGAAGTCCTGCAAGCGATGAACCCTGTGTGGGGTGTACGTTTCTTCGTGGTCCATCCGGGCATGGGTGTGTCGATTCTCGGCGCCGTGGTGCTCGCGCTGACCGGTGCCGAGGCGCTGTACGCGGACATGGGCCACTTCGGCCGCAAGCCAATCGCTCGTGCCTGGTTCATCCTCGTGCTGCCGGCGCTGGTGCTGAATTATTTTGGCCAGGGTGCTTTGCTGCTGGGCGACCCGGAAGCTGCCCGCAACCCCTTCTATCTGTTGGCGCCAAGTTGGGCGTTGATCCCGCTGGTGGGGCTGTCGACCCTGGCGACGGTGATTGCCTCGCAAGCGGTGATTTCCGGTGCGTTCTCCCTGACCCGTCAGGCGATCCAGCTTGGGTACATTCCGCGCATGCACATCCAGCACACCTCCAGCGCCGAACAGGGCCAGATCTACATCGGCGCGGTGAACTGGGCGCTGATGGTCGGCGTGGTGCTGCTGGTGCTGGGCTTCGAATCCTCCGGAGCCCTGGCCTCGGCCTACGGTGTGGCGGTGACCGGGACCATGCTGATGACCAGCATTCTGGTGTCCGCGGTGATCCTGCTGCTGTGGAAGTGGCCTCCGGTCCTTGTGGTGCCGATCCTGTTGGGTTTCCTGTTGGTAGACGGTGTGTACTTCGCCGCCAACGTGCCGAAAATCGTTCAGGGCGGTGCATTCCCGGTCATCGCCGGTTTCGCGCTGTTTGTGCTGATGACCACCTGGAAACGCGGCAAGCAGTTGCTGGTCGAACGTATCGATGAGGGTGGATTGCCGCTGCCGATCTTCATCAGCAGCATTGCCGTACAACCACCCCATCGAGTTCAGGGCACTGCCGTGTTCCTGACGGCGCGGCCGGATGCCGTACCCCACGCGCTGTTGCACAACCTGCTGCATAACCAGGTACTGCACGAGCAAGTGGTTCTGCTGACGGTGGTGTACGAAGACATCCCGCGGGTGCCGCCAACACGACGGTTCGAGGTCGATGCCTATGGCGAAGGTTTCTTCCGGGTGATCCTGCACTTCGGCTTTACCGACGAGCCGGACGTACCGAAAGCGCTGAAGCTGTGTCATCTCGATGAACTGGACTTCAGCCCGATGCGCACCACGTACTTCCTCAGCCGCGAAACGGTCATCGCCTCCAAGCTCGAAGGCATGTCCCGTTGGCGTGAGGCGCTGTTTGCGTTCATGTTGCAGAACGCCAACGGCAATTTGCGTTTCTTCAATCTGCCGCTGAACCGGGTGATTGAGTTGGGGACGCAGGTGGAGATGTAA
- a CDS encoding AcvB/VirJ family lysyl-phosphatidylglycerol hydrolase — protein MIQRSLRYVLGTLVIVALIFGGGYWYLKRPAPEPTLELLTPADGAAMARVIPGTSPRAQVLVAVNEDQKLSDKQLMTLSRSASAQIVQVILPKDCLLQSRALQSGLRELKGPATLVSGIGPGAVLAWRWLSEQKDDKAQAVSVDLALEKPGGCTHLLPKSAAHGHWLVAWNDNPDDTSAGFVRDQPNAETSISDYDINLPQVLNNELRKILVGGDKAAGGLQIPVVEVPAGQASDTVTLFLSGDGGWRDLDRDVAGEMAKIGYPVVGIDTLRYYWQHKSPEQSALDLAELMQHYRQQWGTKRFILTGYSFGADVLPAIYNRLAESEQQRVDAIILLAFARTGSFEIEVEGWLGNAGKEAATGPEMAKLPAAKVVCIYGEEETDESGCTDKTAVGEAIKLPGGHHFDENYPALAKRLVDVIEKRQAKETAAQE, from the coding sequence ATGATTCAACGCTCCTTGCGGTATGTATTGGGTACGCTGGTGATAGTGGCCCTGATTTTCGGTGGCGGTTACTGGTACCTGAAACGCCCGGCACCGGAACCGACCCTCGAATTGCTGACTCCAGCCGATGGTGCGGCGATGGCCCGTGTCATCCCCGGCACCTCGCCGCGCGCCCAGGTGCTGGTGGCGGTCAACGAAGACCAGAAACTCAGCGACAAGCAATTGATGACCCTGAGCCGCAGTGCTTCGGCGCAGATTGTCCAGGTGATCCTGCCCAAGGACTGCCTGCTGCAAAGCCGCGCCCTGCAATCGGGCCTGCGGGAACTGAAAGGCCCGGCGACGCTGGTCAGCGGCATCGGCCCTGGCGCCGTGCTGGCCTGGCGCTGGTTGTCCGAGCAGAAGGATGACAAGGCCCAGGCCGTCTCGGTCGACCTGGCACTGGAGAAACCCGGCGGCTGCACTCACCTGCTGCCGAAAAGCGCCGCCCATGGCCACTGGCTAGTGGCGTGGAACGACAACCCGGACGACACCAGTGCCGGCTTCGTGCGTGATCAACCGAACGCCGAAACCAGCATCAGCGACTACGACATCAACCTGCCGCAAGTGCTGAACAACGAACTGCGCAAGATCCTCGTCGGCGGCGACAAAGCTGCTGGAGGCCTGCAGATCCCGGTGGTCGAAGTGCCAGCGGGTCAGGCCAGCGACACCGTGACCCTGTTCCTGTCCGGTGACGGCGGCTGGCGCGACCTCGACCGCGACGTGGCGGGCGAGATGGCCAAGATCGGCTACCCGGTGGTCGGCATCGACACCCTGCGCTACTACTGGCAGCACAAGAGCCCGGAGCAAAGCGCGCTGGACCTGGCCGAATTGATGCAACACTACCGGCAGCAATGGGGCACCAAGCGCTTCATCCTGACCGGTTACTCGTTCGGCGCCGACGTACTGCCGGCGATCTACAACCGTCTGGCCGAGTCGGAGCAGCAACGCGTCGACGCCATTATCCTCCTGGCCTTCGCCCGCACCGGCAGCTTCGAGATCGAAGTCGAAGGCTGGCTCGGCAACGCCGGCAAGGAAGCCGCCACCGGCCCGGAAATGGCCAAGCTGCCAGCCGCCAAAGTGGTGTGCATCTACGGCGAAGAAGAAACCGACGAGAGTGGCTGCACCGACAAGACGGCGGTGGGCGAAGCCATCAAGCTGCCTGGCGGCCACCACTTCGACGAGAACTACCCGGCGCTGGCCAAGCGTCTGGTGGATGTGATCGAGAAGCGGCAGGCGAAGGAAACGGCTGCTCAGGAATGA
- the mprF gene encoding bifunctional lysylphosphatidylglycerol flippase/synthetase MprF: protein MRANSSDSQDTVTATQPINAERLRLLDRLSKYRQPIGLAVTLLLFAIALIACHHLLSELDLYALHDSILEVPKPALMGALAATVVGFIILLGYEWSASRYAGVSLAPRELALGGFTAFAIGNAIGLSMLSGGSVRYRLYARHGLGAAEVARMTLFASLSLGCALPPLAALATLSDLPAASVALGLSETLLGVVASAVLVLFAMLAIGIYRRRLPEQPYPDNLLVRVGRRTLRLPGRRLTFLQLIITALDVAAAATVLYLLLPEAPPFGAFLLVYLLALAAGVLSHVPGGVGVFEAILLAAFSDTLGAAPLAAALLLYRLIYVVLPLLVACLLLLINEGQRLFQTRQTLRAASGLAAPILALLVFLSGVVLLFSGATPEIDTRLEHIGFLIPHRLVDASHFGASLVGVLCLLLAQGLRRRLSAAWMLTTILLLVGALLSLLKGFDWEEASLMVLTASLLGVFRRSFYRPSRLTEVPFSPLYLVASLCVLGASIWLLLFAYQDVPYSHQLWWQFTLDADAPRGLRSLLGAAVLLVVVSLTWLLRTARPVIHLPTPDELERASKILMASAQPDGGLALTGDKALLFHPNDEAFLMYARRGRSLVALYDPIGPGQQRAEMIWQFRDLCDIHHARPVFYQVRAENLPYYMDIGLTAIKLGEEARVDLKRFDLEAKGKEMKDLRYTWNRGTRDGLSLEIHEPGHAPMDELKVISDAWLTGKNVREKGFSLGRFSDEYLKHFRIAVIRFEGRPVAFANLLETFGHDLASLDLMRAHPDAPKLTMEFMMVGLIQHYKNHGYARFSLGMVPLSGLQPRRGAPLTQRLGSMVFRRGEQLYNFQGLRRFKDKFQPDWEPRYMAVPAGLDPLVALADTAALIAGGLTGLVKR from the coding sequence ATGCGCGCCAACTCGTCTGATTCACAAGACACTGTCACAGCAACACAACCGATCAATGCCGAGCGCCTGCGCCTGCTTGATCGATTGAGCAAATACCGTCAACCCATTGGCCTGGCGGTCACCCTGCTGTTGTTCGCGATCGCGCTGATTGCCTGTCACCACCTGTTGAGCGAACTCGACCTTTACGCGCTGCACGACTCGATCCTCGAAGTTCCGAAACCCGCCTTGATGGGCGCACTGGCCGCAACCGTGGTGGGCTTCATCATTCTGCTCGGCTACGAATGGTCCGCCAGCCGCTATGCCGGGGTGAGCCTGGCACCGCGCGAGTTGGCGCTGGGTGGTTTCACGGCCTTTGCCATCGGCAACGCCATTGGTCTTTCAATGTTGTCGGGCGGTTCGGTCCGCTATCGCCTCTATGCCCGTCATGGCCTGGGAGCGGCTGAAGTCGCCCGCATGACGTTGTTCGCCAGCCTCTCGCTGGGTTGCGCCCTGCCGCCGCTGGCCGCCCTGGCGACGCTCAGCGACCTGCCAGCCGCCTCCGTCGCCCTGGGGCTCTCCGAGACGTTGCTGGGCGTGGTGGCGAGCGCCGTGCTCGTGCTGTTTGCGATGCTGGCCATCGGCATCTACCGTCGTCGGCTGCCGGAACAGCCTTACCCGGACAACCTGCTGGTCAGGGTCGGTCGCCGCACCTTGCGTCTACCCGGGCGTCGCCTGACGTTCCTGCAATTGATCATCACCGCCCTCGACGTAGCAGCCGCCGCGACCGTGCTCTATCTGCTGCTGCCGGAAGCACCACCCTTCGGTGCGTTCCTGTTGGTTTACCTGTTGGCTCTGGCCGCCGGTGTGCTCAGCCATGTGCCGGGCGGCGTCGGGGTGTTCGAGGCGATTTTGCTGGCGGCGTTTTCCGACACCCTCGGCGCTGCGCCACTGGCGGCCGCCCTGCTGCTCTATCGCTTGATCTACGTGGTCCTGCCCTTGCTGGTGGCCTGCCTGCTATTGCTGATCAACGAAGGCCAGCGCCTGTTCCAGACACGCCAGACGTTGCGCGCGGCCTCAGGCCTGGCGGCCCCGATACTGGCACTGCTGGTATTCCTGTCCGGTGTTGTCCTGCTGTTCTCCGGCGCCACCCCGGAAATCGATACCCGCCTGGAACACATCGGTTTCCTGATCCCCCATCGACTGGTCGATGCTTCGCACTTTGGCGCCAGCCTGGTCGGCGTTCTTTGCCTGTTGCTGGCCCAGGGGTTGCGTCGCCGGCTGTCGGCCGCGTGGATGCTGACCACCATTCTGTTGCTGGTCGGTGCCCTGCTCTCACTGCTCAAAGGCTTCGACTGGGAAGAAGCCAGCCTGATGGTGCTGACGGCGAGTCTGCTCGGGGTATTCCGCCGCTCGTTCTATCGCCCCAGCCGCCTGACTGAAGTACCGTTCTCGCCGCTGTACCTGGTGGCCAGCCTGTGCGTGCTCGGTGCATCGATCTGGCTGCTGCTGTTCGCCTATCAGGACGTTCCGTACAGCCACCAACTCTGGTGGCAGTTCACCCTCGACGCCGATGCCCCTCGCGGCCTGCGTTCGCTGCTCGGTGCCGCTGTGCTGCTGGTGGTGGTATCGCTGACCTGGCTGCTGCGCACCGCGCGGCCGGTCATTCACCTGCCGACGCCCGACGAACTGGAGCGCGCCAGCAAGATCCTCATGGCATCGGCCCAACCGGATGGCGGCCTGGCCCTGACCGGTGACAAGGCGCTGCTGTTTCACCCCAATGACGAAGCCTTCCTGATGTACGCCCGTCGCGGTCGCAGCCTGGTGGCGTTGTATGACCCGATCGGCCCTGGCCAGCAACGGGCGGAAATGATCTGGCAGTTCCGCGACCTGTGCGACATCCACCACGCCCGTCCCGTGTTCTATCAAGTGCGCGCAGAGAACCTGCCGTACTACATGGACATCGGCCTGACTGCGATCAAGCTCGGTGAAGAAGCCCGGGTCGACCTCAAGCGTTTTGATCTCGAAGCCAAGGGCAAAGAGATGAAGGACCTGCGCTACACCTGGAACCGTGGCACCCGTGACGGCCTGTCCCTGGAAATCCATGAACCGGGCCACGCGCCGATGGATGAACTCAAGGTGATTTCCGATGCCTGGCTGACCGGCAAGAACGTCCGGGAGAAAGGCTTCTCGCTGGGCCGCTTCAGCGATGAGTACCTCAAGCATTTTCGCATCGCGGTGATTCGTTTCGAAGGACGCCCGGTGGCGTTCGCCAACCTGCTCGAGACCTTCGGCCATGACCTGGCCAGCCTCGACCTGATGCGCGCGCATCCGGACGCCCCGAAGCTGACCATGGAGTTCATGATGGTCGGCCTGATTCAACATTATAAAAACCATGGATACGCGCGTTTCAGCCTGGGCATGGTGCCGTTGTCGGGGTTGCAACCCCGCCGCGGCGCACCTTTGACCCAGCGCCTGGGCTCGATGGTATTCCGCCGTGGTGAGCAGCTGTACAACTTCCAGGGCTTGCGCCGCTTCAAAGACAAGTTCCAGCCTGATTGGGAACCCCGTTATATGGCCGTGCCCGCCGGACTTGATCCGCTGGTTGCGCTGGCCGACACTGCCGCCCTGATCGCGGGCGGCTTGACCGGATTGGTGAAACGCTGA
- the dinB gene encoding DNA polymerase IV yields the protein MTQRKIIHVDCDCFYAAIEMRDDPRLAGKPLAVGGSADRRGVIATCNYEARAYGVRSAMSSGHALKLCPDLTIVKPRMDAYREASREIHTIFRDYTEIIEPLSLDEAYLDVSDSAHFGGSATRIAQDIRRRVSNQLHITVSAGVAPNKFLAKIASDWKKPNGLFVITPDQVEDFVSGLPVSKLHGVGKVTADKLGRLGITDCLQLREWDKLALVREFGSFGERLWSLARGIDDRVVHNDSRRQSISVENTYDVDLPDLKSCLDKLPELLETLAGRMARIDSSYRPGKPFVKVKFHDFTQTTLEQAGAGRDLGSYQLMLTQAFNRGGKPVRLLGVGVRLEDLRGGFEQMELFER from the coding sequence ATGACCCAACGCAAGATCATCCACGTCGATTGTGACTGCTTCTATGCAGCCATCGAGATGCGCGACGACCCACGCCTGGCCGGTAAGCCACTGGCGGTAGGTGGGTCGGCGGACCGGCGCGGGGTGATCGCCACCTGCAATTATGAGGCGCGAGCGTATGGGGTGCGTTCGGCGATGTCCTCCGGGCATGCCTTGAAGCTGTGCCCGGACTTGACCATCGTCAAGCCACGCATGGATGCCTATAGAGAAGCGTCCAGGGAAATTCACACGATCTTTCGCGATTACACCGAGATCATCGAGCCGCTCTCGCTCGATGAGGCGTACCTCGATGTGTCGGACAGTGCGCATTTCGGTGGTAGCGCAACGCGCATCGCCCAGGACATCCGGCGCCGGGTCTCCAACCAGTTGCATATCACCGTGTCGGCGGGCGTGGCGCCGAACAAGTTTCTGGCCAAGATCGCCAGTGACTGGAAAAAGCCCAATGGCCTGTTCGTCATTACTCCGGACCAGGTCGAGGACTTTGTCAGCGGTTTGCCCGTGAGCAAATTGCACGGGGTCGGCAAAGTCACCGCTGACAAGCTCGGCAGGCTGGGTATCACCGATTGCCTGCAGTTGCGCGAGTGGGACAAGTTGGCGCTGGTGCGTGAATTCGGCAGCTTTGGCGAGCGACTCTGGAGCCTGGCCCGTGGGATCGATGACCGTGTGGTGCACAACGACAGTCGTCGTCAGTCGATCAGTGTTGAAAATACCTACGACGTTGACCTGCCGGACCTCAAGAGCTGCCTGGATAAATTGCCCGAGTTGTTGGAGACCCTGGCTGGCCGTATGGCGCGAATCGACAGCAGTTATCGTCCGGGCAAGCCATTCGTCAAAGTGAAGTTCCACGACTTCACCCAGACTACATTGGAGCAGGCCGGGGCAGGGCGGGATCTGGGGAGTTATCAGTTGATGCTGACCCAGGCTTTCAATCGCGGCGGTAAACCGGTGCGGTTGTTGGGGGTCGGCGTGCGGCTGGAAGACTTGCGGGGCGGGTTCGAGCAGATGGAGTTGTTTGAGCGGTAG